A stretch of Halodesulfovibrio sp. MK-HDV DNA encodes these proteins:
- a CDS encoding NAD(P)/FAD-dependent oxidoreductase, producing MKYNIVVVGSGPGGLKAATRAASSGLKTALVEKADIGGTCLNWGCIPTKMFLGATAASPLLHTQAKAKTATGSLGFDLPTLVQKKDRFIKGTRNATEKQLASLGVDILKGTASFSNPTTLTVTNDEGSSDVAFDKLIIATGSMPTAFPGLEPDGDCVLNSSHVLTLTETPESLIIVGAGAIGLEMGDFFSRLGTKITIVEALPGLAPTEDPDVGETFRKILKREKWGIRTGEKVQSLKTVDGKAVLTFESGETLTADKALMAAGRKPASESLTPAAAGIDCIGAGWIVTDDHLLAAENIYAIGDVNGRTLLAHAADHQACYAVAHAAGSTTAAYDSGPMPACIYGHTEVMRVGPNTAELQKAGHTVETSTSMLVANPIAQSYGSTQGFVKALWVDNKVHGIVAVGHGVSHLVAAATIIVKQQWAPEDVHSIIWAHPTLDEALEMALLAPRKPA from the coding sequence ATGAAGTATAATATTGTTGTAGTGGGTTCCGGTCCCGGCGGACTTAAAGCAGCCACACGTGCTGCGTCCTCTGGACTGAAAACCGCGCTTGTTGAAAAAGCCGACATTGGTGGAACCTGCCTCAACTGGGGTTGTATTCCTACCAAGATGTTCCTTGGTGCAACGGCTGCCAGCCCGCTCCTGCATACACAAGCAAAAGCGAAAACTGCCACAGGAAGCCTTGGTTTTGATCTGCCGACTCTCGTGCAGAAAAAAGACCGCTTCATTAAAGGCACTCGCAATGCAACAGAAAAGCAACTGGCAAGCCTCGGTGTAGACATACTCAAAGGCACTGCTTCTTTCAGCAACCCGACTACCCTCACCGTTACTAACGATGAAGGTTCAAGCGACGTTGCATTCGATAAGTTGATCATTGCCACAGGTTCCATGCCAACCGCATTTCCGGGGCTGGAACCAGACGGGGATTGTGTCCTCAACTCTTCCCATGTACTTACGCTTACAGAGACTCCAGAGTCTCTCATCATCGTAGGTGCTGGCGCTATCGGGCTCGAAATGGGTGACTTCTTTAGCCGACTCGGCACAAAGATCACCATCGTCGAAGCTCTGCCAGGGCTTGCTCCTACAGAAGATCCAGACGTTGGGGAAACCTTCCGTAAGATCCTCAAGCGTGAGAAATGGGGAATTCGTACCGGTGAAAAAGTGCAGAGCCTCAAAACCGTTGACGGTAAAGCGGTTCTCACATTCGAATCCGGCGAAACACTCACTGCGGACAAAGCACTCATGGCCGCCGGCAGAAAACCTGCATCCGAATCACTCACCCCTGCCGCGGCAGGAATTGATTGTATCGGCGCAGGATGGATTGTCACAGACGACCACTTGCTTGCAGCAGAGAACATTTACGCCATTGGTGACGTAAATGGTCGCACCCTGCTTGCACACGCAGCTGATCATCAGGCTTGCTACGCCGTAGCCCACGCCGCCGGTAGCACTACCGCAGCGTACGACTCCGGCCCAATGCCAGCATGTATCTACGGGCATACTGAAGTTATGCGCGTCGGCCCTAACACTGCTGAACTGCAGAAGGCAGGCCACACCGTGGAAACATCTACCTCAATGCTCGTAGCAAACCCAATCGCGCAGTCCTACGGGTCAACGCAAGGGTTCGTAAAAGCTCTCTGGGTAGATAACAAAGTGCACGGCATCGTAGCAGTAGGCCACGGGGTATCTCACCTCGTCGCCGCAGCAACCATCATTGTTAAACAACAATGGGCTCCAGAAGATGTACACTCCATCATCTGGGCACACCCAACGCTCGATGAAGCGCTGGAAATGGCGCTGCTCGCTCCGCGTAAGCCTGCATAA
- a CDS encoding PAS domain-containing hybrid sensor histidine kinase/response regulator — protein MNKPLEQLFSGKKSFNLILMLCAIIVCAFLVLGILLHRSQYSLQQIKQEQFINDSQKVSSAFKGYFAERNRDLRTLASAQAFSSYFHNKALGISLDYGMLGIISDIKQVLQRSILEYRVQGEYIFSEVAFTDYKYKMRIRATANPNPGEAISITTTTEDFSVVPSAPLDLQQNEDRRELQVAIPYFIMGKHVGELTATISSSAIKKYLLLLQNSEKFNIILLYNNTPFTRIVTTPNLTYDVQKLASVPTNTSFQLNEAAYLNDLPVPMKVRLMPVLNRKITAVSFIEVAKLKRGQFSDSILLIFYVVFLSAASSIAVAAHVIIKNTSLAKSLKEAADSKKATAKHLSKLQSEIVVRRNAEIRALTARQKAEQLTHVVPSAVFTITMDRKIDSWNKRAEELTGYNAIEMVGRTCSAIFLDTCKDECALYPHSQHATCGNQHSLRQKNGELRTIIKNTEPMLDGFGQLIGLIECFEDITDQQKTLAALAKTEANYRDIIQNAQDGIFQSTLSGEILNANPAFLNIFEFSSVEEMRSTFRGFENHFYINKTRRAEFVNTMLKKRFVSNFESQIRTNRGRHLWVMESARLRTAPDGSIRFEGFVRDITLQKEAEHNLIAAKEAAEAANVAKNNFLANISHELRTPMNAIIGISELSLRSEHDPERKRNMEVLYKASSSLLTLLNDLLDFSAIESNALSLKLAPFSVIDMMRNIRDLMRGEASKRKLDFTVTTDKAIPPLLTGDKERVKQILVNLIWNALKFTNNGNVCVTCTAQPIHSDTSIASSPQKPGAMVPTNGSTLPKDSQPASRHKPQEKIMLTCAVSDTGIGIPSANLEEIFESFAQLQAFNVAPHGGVGLGLAISQRLAVRMGGSITVESNINEGSTFTVQIPCHISAINAELAHQLFSESQQDVAPMSPLNVLVAEDNEFSQEVLTQMLKEDGHTVYLAENGEQVLDMLSRITVDIILMDVQMPVLDGLETIRRIRAGNVPNLDITIPIVTISAHDSITSKDNFHDGEVTEWLQKPITLYALQRVLRSIFSNGSSTRKVHVKNNCALPNIPDYSTPRVINFETISEMVNGRQNIIQTVLSTYLTSLPASLELLKNAFDENDANEVARLTHTLKATMGSVGAMPLAETAQQIERHARDQQLFDALPLLQQFVTKAEQSLEEVTEYLAQQQAEQRVS, from the coding sequence ATGAACAAGCCGCTTGAACAACTTTTTTCGGGTAAAAAATCGTTCAATTTAATATTGATGCTCTGTGCCATCATTGTATGTGCATTTTTAGTGCTGGGCATTCTGTTGCACCGTTCCCAATATTCGCTGCAACAGATTAAACAAGAACAATTTATTAATGACTCGCAAAAAGTTTCCAGCGCATTCAAAGGTTATTTTGCTGAACGTAATAGAGATTTACGCACCCTCGCCTCAGCTCAAGCATTTTCCAGCTACTTCCACAACAAAGCACTGGGGATATCGCTCGACTACGGTATGCTTGGCATCATCTCCGACATCAAGCAGGTGCTGCAACGATCCATATTGGAATATAGAGTTCAGGGCGAATATATTTTTTCCGAAGTAGCTTTCACAGATTACAAATACAAAATGCGTATTCGGGCAACCGCAAACCCTAACCCCGGTGAAGCTATTTCCATTACAACGACAACGGAGGATTTTTCCGTTGTTCCAAGTGCCCCGCTCGATCTGCAACAGAATGAAGATCGCCGCGAGCTGCAAGTTGCCATTCCTTATTTCATCATGGGTAAACATGTTGGCGAACTCACGGCAACAATCTCGTCCTCTGCCATTAAAAAATATTTGCTCCTGCTTCAAAATTCTGAAAAATTCAACATCATCCTGCTATACAATAACACTCCGTTTACACGCATCGTCACAACACCAAACCTTACGTATGACGTACAGAAACTCGCGTCAGTTCCAACAAACACCTCGTTTCAACTAAATGAGGCCGCTTATCTTAACGATCTCCCTGTCCCCATGAAAGTCCGGCTTATGCCAGTGCTGAACAGAAAAATTACGGCGGTCTCATTTATTGAAGTCGCCAAGCTCAAGCGCGGACAGTTCTCCGATAGTATTCTTCTCATTTTCTACGTCGTATTTCTCTCGGCTGCTTCCAGTATCGCCGTTGCTGCGCATGTGATCATAAAAAACACCTCGCTTGCAAAAAGCCTCAAGGAAGCAGCAGACAGCAAAAAAGCTACGGCCAAACACTTGAGCAAACTGCAATCAGAGATTGTGGTTCGACGTAATGCAGAAATTCGCGCACTGACAGCACGACAAAAGGCAGAGCAGCTCACGCACGTGGTGCCGAGTGCTGTATTCACCATCACTATGGATAGAAAGATAGACAGCTGGAATAAGCGCGCGGAAGAACTTACAGGCTACAACGCGATAGAAATGGTAGGCCGAACCTGCTCCGCTATTTTTCTGGATACCTGTAAAGACGAATGCGCACTGTATCCGCACTCGCAGCACGCCACATGCGGTAATCAGCACTCTCTACGCCAGAAAAACGGTGAGCTACGCACCATTATCAAAAATACAGAACCCATGCTGGACGGTTTCGGGCAGCTTATCGGCCTGATTGAATGTTTCGAAGACATCACAGACCAGCAGAAAACACTCGCTGCACTTGCTAAGACCGAAGCAAACTACCGCGACATTATCCAGAACGCACAGGACGGAATTTTCCAGAGCACACTTTCAGGCGAAATCCTCAACGCCAATCCTGCATTCCTCAATATTTTTGAATTCTCGTCTGTAGAAGAAATGCGCAGCACGTTCCGCGGTTTTGAAAACCATTTTTATATAAACAAAACGCGACGTGCTGAGTTCGTCAACACCATGCTCAAAAAGCGGTTTGTATCCAACTTTGAATCACAAATACGCACCAACCGCGGACGGCATTTATGGGTAATGGAAAGCGCCCGCCTTCGCACAGCGCCGGACGGCTCCATTCGTTTTGAAGGGTTTGTGCGAGACATCACTCTGCAAAAAGAAGCAGAGCACAACCTCATCGCCGCCAAAGAGGCAGCAGAAGCCGCAAACGTAGCAAAAAACAACTTCCTCGCTAATATCAGCCACGAGCTACGGACGCCTATGAATGCCATCATCGGCATTTCCGAACTCAGCCTCCGGTCCGAACATGATCCCGAGCGAAAGCGCAATATGGAAGTACTCTACAAGGCATCAAGTTCGCTGCTCACACTGCTGAATGATTTGCTCGATTTTTCCGCCATTGAATCCAACGCTCTTTCACTCAAACTCGCGCCGTTTTCCGTAATAGACATGATGCGAAATATCCGCGATCTCATGCGCGGAGAAGCATCAAAAAGAAAACTCGATTTTACTGTAACGACAGATAAAGCGATTCCACCGCTGCTCACCGGCGATAAAGAGCGAGTTAAACAAATTCTCGTCAACCTTATCTGGAACGCACTCAAATTCACCAACAACGGCAACGTTTGTGTGACCTGCACCGCACAACCCATACATAGTGATACAAGTATTGCTTCAAGCCCTCAGAAACCAGGTGCAATGGTACCGACTAACGGAAGTACTCTGCCAAAAGACAGTCAGCCAGCAAGCCGCCACAAACCGCAAGAAAAGATAATGCTCACCTGCGCCGTGTCGGACACAGGTATTGGCATTCCTTCCGCCAATCTTGAAGAAATTTTTGAAAGCTTCGCACAGTTGCAAGCATTCAACGTCGCACCACATGGTGGCGTTGGACTCGGACTTGCCATCTCTCAACGGCTTGCAGTGCGCATGGGCGGCAGCATCACCGTAGAAAGCAATATCAACGAAGGCTCCACATTCACCGTGCAGATTCCGTGTCACATCTCTGCAATAAATGCCGAACTAGCGCACCAGCTCTTTTCTGAATCACAACAAGATGTTGCGCCAATGTCACCTCTCAACGTGCTCGTAGCAGAAGACAACGAGTTTAGTCAGGAAGTTCTGACCCAGATGCTCAAAGAAGACGGGCACACCGTATACCTAGCTGAAAACGGCGAGCAAGTACTCGACATGCTCTCACGCATCACCGTCGATATCATTCTTATGGATGTTCAGATGCCTGTTCTCGACGGCTTAGAGACCATTAGACGCATCCGTGCGGGCAATGTGCCCAACCTCGATATCACCATCCCGATCGTGACCATCAGCGCTCACGATTCTATTACATCAAAAGACAACTTCCACGATGGTGAAGTCACCGAATGGCTGCAAAAACCAATCACTCTTTATGCGCTGCAACGAGTACTGCGTTCTATATTTAGCAACGGTTCAAGCACCCGCAAAGTACACGTTAAAAACAATTGTGCATTGCCAAACATTCCAGATTACTCTACTCCAAGGGTCATAAATTTTGAGACTATTTCTGAAATGGTGAATGGCAGACAGAACATAATTCAGACGGTTCTAAGCACTTACTTAACGTCGTTGCCAGCGTCTCTAGAGCTACTGAAAAATGCATTTGATGAAAACGACGCGAACGAAGTAGCGCGCCTTACCCACACGCTCAAAGCAACTATGGGTTCCGTAGGCGCAATGCCACTTGCGGAAACAGCGCAACAAATAGAACGCCACGCCCGTGATCAGCAGCTCTTCGACGCGCTACCGCTGCTACAACAGTTTGTCACCAAAGCAGAACAGTCGCTTGAAGAAGTTACCGAATACCTTGCTCAGCAGCAGGCTGAACAACGCGTGTCGTAA
- the pgm gene encoding phosphoglucomutase (alpha-D-glucose-1,6-bisphosphate-dependent), whose product MAISPKAGKKALPSDLVNIQKLITAYYTVIPNIDDPQQRVAFGTSGHRGSAFGGSFNEPHIAAVTQAICEYRKMQGYTGPLFMGKDTHALSEPAHQTALEVLAANGVTVKIEKDDAYVPTPVISHAILTYNRDHDDIADGIVVTPSHNPPQDGGFKYNPPNGGPADTGTTKWVEDRANELIRQGNVDVKRVLRADALAAPTTQRYDYLTPYVNDLENIIDVEAIKKAGVHIGVDPLGGAGEAYWEPIAKRYGLNIEVVNKTIDPTFSFMPMDRDGVIRMDCSSPWAMTDMIKLQPHFDIACGNDPDTDRHGIVCSKGLMNPNHYLAASIEYLFTHRPQWKKDAVVGKTLVSSQMIDLVVESLGRKVAEVPVGFKWFVPGLIDGSYGFGGEESAGASFLRKDGSVWTTDKDGIIMNLLAAEILAVTGKDPQQHYDAMTEKFGTPIYERLQAPASPEQKAALKKLSPDMVKSDTLAGEPILIKLTQAPANGASIEGLKVVTKSGWFAARPSGTEDIYKIYTESFKGKDHLALLQKEAQNMVSEAFKAAGV is encoded by the coding sequence ATGGCGATCAGTCCAAAGGCCGGTAAAAAGGCACTTCCATCCGACTTGGTAAATATACAGAAGCTGATAACAGCGTACTACACTGTTATCCCAAATATTGATGACCCACAGCAGCGTGTTGCTTTCGGCACATCCGGTCATCGTGGTTCAGCTTTTGGCGGCAGTTTCAACGAGCCGCACATCGCTGCGGTTACGCAGGCAATTTGCGAATACCGTAAAATGCAAGGCTACACCGGCCCGTTGTTTATGGGTAAAGACACCCATGCACTTTCAGAACCGGCGCACCAGACAGCACTTGAGGTGCTTGCAGCGAATGGCGTGACTGTGAAGATTGAAAAAGACGACGCGTATGTTCCGACGCCTGTTATCTCCCATGCTATCCTTACGTACAACCGTGACCATGATGATATTGCTGACGGCATCGTTGTCACCCCTTCGCATAACCCACCGCAGGATGGCGGCTTTAAATACAACCCACCTAACGGAGGGCCTGCTGATACGGGCACTACCAAGTGGGTTGAAGACCGCGCTAATGAACTTATCCGTCAGGGCAACGTTGATGTTAAGCGTGTGCTGCGGGCTGATGCTTTAGCTGCCCCGACCACACAACGCTACGATTACCTTACTCCGTATGTTAACGATCTTGAAAATATTATCGACGTAGAAGCAATCAAGAAGGCTGGCGTTCATATTGGCGTAGACCCTCTTGGCGGCGCTGGTGAAGCGTATTGGGAACCGATTGCAAAACGGTACGGGCTGAATATTGAAGTGGTGAACAAGACAATTGATCCTACATTCAGCTTCATGCCTATGGACAGAGACGGCGTAATTCGCATGGACTGTTCTTCACCGTGGGCAATGACGGATATGATCAAATTACAGCCGCATTTTGATATTGCGTGCGGAAACGATCCCGATACTGACAGGCACGGCATTGTATGCAGTAAGGGACTTATGAACCCGAACCACTACCTTGCTGCTTCCATTGAATACTTGTTTACACACCGCCCTCAGTGGAAAAAAGATGCAGTTGTGGGTAAGACGCTGGTTTCCAGCCAGATGATTGATCTGGTGGTTGAATCGCTGGGCAGAAAGGTTGCAGAAGTACCTGTGGGCTTTAAGTGGTTTGTGCCGGGTCTTATTGACGGCAGCTACGGCTTTGGCGGCGAAGAAAGCGCTGGCGCGAGCTTCCTGCGTAAAGACGGTTCCGTGTGGACTACGGACAAAGACGGGATCATCATGAACCTGCTTGCAGCGGAAATTCTGGCTGTAACCGGCAAAGATCCGCAGCAGCATTACGATGCCATGACTGAAAAATTCGGTACTCCAATTTACGAACGCTTGCAGGCTCCAGCTTCACCGGAGCAGAAAGCCGCACTCAAAAAGCTTTCCCCTGATATGGTAAAATCTGACACACTTGCGGGTGAGCCTATCCTTATAAAGCTGACACAGGCACCGGCGAATGGCGCGTCCATCGAAGGCTTGAAAGTCGTGACAAAATCAGGCTGGTTTGCCGCCCGCCCTTCTGGAACTGAAGATATTTATAAAATTTATACAGAAAGTTTTAAGGGCAAGGATCACTTAGCACTCCTACAAAAAGAAGCGCAGAACATGGTTTCTGAAGCATTTAAGGCAGCTGGTGTATAG
- the gcvH gene encoding glycine cleavage system protein GcvH — translation MAYPDNLLYSKSHEWTKIEGDEATIGITSFAQEQLGDITFVELPEVGDNLAIGDELGSIESVKAASELYMPAGGEVIAINEELEDTPEKVNEAPFEGGWLVKIKLTEEPKGLLSATEYAELVANEAH, via the coding sequence ATGGCCTACCCAGATAATCTTCTCTACAGCAAAAGCCACGAGTGGACAAAAATTGAAGGTGACGAAGCTACCATCGGTATTACAAGCTTTGCTCAGGAGCAGCTTGGCGACATCACTTTTGTTGAACTCCCTGAAGTTGGCGATAACCTCGCCATCGGTGACGAGTTGGGTTCCATCGAATCCGTTAAAGCTGCAAGCGAACTTTACATGCCAGCAGGCGGCGAAGTAATTGCTATTAACGAAGAGCTCGAAGATACCCCGGAAAAAGTAAACGAAGCTCCTTTTGAAGGTGGCTGGCTTGTTAAGATTAAGCTTACTGAAGAGCCTAAAGGTCTCCTTTCTGCCACTGAATATGCAGAACTGGTAGCTAACGAAGCACACTAG
- a CDS encoding response regulator, whose amino-acid sequence MKFLIVDDDFDSRRLVQKILHPYGYSDLAADGEEGVEAFQQALKAGEPYDVVTLDIMMPNVDGQEALREIRDLEKEHGILPEQGAKVIMISGLDDSQEVHDAFFLGNATSFIVKPIRKRALLEEIQNLGVCLES is encoded by the coding sequence ATGAAGTTTCTAATTGTTGATGACGATTTCGACAGTCGTCGACTCGTGCAAAAAATCCTTCATCCATATGGTTATTCCGACCTAGCTGCAGACGGCGAAGAGGGCGTTGAAGCGTTCCAGCAAGCACTGAAAGCAGGTGAACCATATGATGTTGTTACACTCGATATTATGATGCCGAACGTCGACGGGCAAGAAGCCCTGCGCGAAATCCGTGATCTAGAGAAGGAACATGGGATTCTTCCGGAGCAAGGTGCAAAAGTGATCATGATATCCGGACTCGATGACAGCCAGGAAGTGCACGACGCATTTTTCTTAGGCAATGCAACGAGTTTCATAGTTAAACCAATCAGAAAACGAGCGCTACTCGAAGAAATCCAAAACCTCGGGGTATGTTTGGAGTCCTGA
- the gcvPB gene encoding aminomethyl-transferring glycine dehydrogenase subunit GcvPB — protein sequence MKTIFSQSVPGRTACLPPMPEERAERFLPKELMRAKRPALPEVSELDVVRHFTKLSTFNYGVDSNFYPLGSCTMKYNPKFTEFIAALPGYTTPHPALAQLPKGAQYTQGSLQTMYEAEEMLCELTGMEAFTSQPMAGANGELTGALLIAAYHKHKGNKKTKIICPDAAHGTNPASAVLAGYEVVNIESKDGIVDPEALEAVLDDSVAAVMMTCPNTLGLFESHLPVIVEKLRKVDALLYYDGANFNAIMGKMRIGDVGFDVVHLNVHKTLATPHGGGGPGAGPVGVSERLVPFLPTHRPAKAADGTYYLDTDIPESIGHISPFYGSFAVMLKAFAYMVRLGGEGLTQATERAVLNANYMRKRLENHLHIPYNRICMHEFVASASKLQDECGVRALDLAKGLLEKGHHAPTIYFPLIVKECLMFEPTETESKETLDGFLDDLIDLIETAKKDPEALFSAPHNTPVRRLDETKAAREMVLVDEV from the coding sequence ATGAAAACCATTTTTTCCCAATCCGTTCCGGGTCGTACCGCTTGCCTGCCTCCAATGCCGGAAGAACGCGCAGAGCGTTTTCTTCCTAAAGAGCTCATGCGTGCAAAACGTCCTGCACTGCCAGAAGTTAGCGAACTTGATGTTGTACGTCACTTCACCAAATTAAGCACTTTCAACTACGGTGTAGATTCCAACTTCTACCCGCTTGGCTCTTGCACAATGAAATACAATCCGAAATTTACGGAATTCATTGCTGCATTACCAGGTTACACTACCCCGCATCCAGCTCTCGCACAGTTGCCTAAAGGCGCCCAGTATACTCAGGGCTCTTTGCAGACAATGTACGAAGCAGAAGAGATGCTGTGCGAACTTACCGGTATGGAAGCTTTCACCTCCCAGCCTATGGCAGGTGCTAACGGCGAACTTACCGGCGCGCTGCTTATTGCTGCGTACCACAAGCACAAGGGTAACAAAAAAACCAAGATCATTTGTCCGGATGCAGCACACGGCACCAACCCTGCCTCTGCTGTACTTGCAGGATACGAAGTTGTTAACATCGAATCCAAAGACGGCATCGTAGACCCTGAAGCTCTCGAAGCCGTTCTCGATGACAGTGTTGCAGCAGTTATGATGACTTGCCCGAACACTCTTGGTCTTTTTGAAAGTCACCTCCCTGTTATTGTAGAAAAACTGCGTAAAGTTGATGCACTCCTCTACTACGATGGTGCTAACTTTAACGCTATTATGGGTAAAATGCGTATCGGCGACGTTGGTTTTGATGTAGTTCACCTGAACGTGCACAAAACTCTTGCTACCCCGCACGGCGGCGGTGGCCCTGGTGCCGGTCCGGTTGGTGTAAGTGAACGCCTTGTGCCGTTCCTCCCGACACATCGTCCTGCGAAAGCTGCCGATGGCACCTACTACCTTGATACCGATATTCCTGAATCCATCGGGCACATCTCTCCATTCTACGGCAGCTTTGCAGTAATGCTCAAAGCGTTTGCCTACATGGTTCGCCTCGGTGGTGAAGGTCTTACTCAGGCAACAGAACGTGCAGTTCTTAACGCTAACTACATGCGTAAGCGTTTAGAAAACCATCTCCACATTCCTTACAACCGCATCTGCATGCACGAATTCGTTGCATCAGCCAGCAAGTTGCAGGATGAATGTGGCGTGCGTGCACTCGATCTTGCGAAGGGTCTGTTAGAAAAAGGGCACCATGCTCCAACTATCTACTTCCCGCTCATCGTAAAAGAATGCCTCATGTTTGAGCCTACTGAAACAGAAAGCAAAGAAACCCTCGACGGTTTCCTCGACGACCTTATTGACCTCATCGAGACAGCTAAAAAAGATCCTGAAGCTCTTTTCTCTGCACCTCACAATACTCCTGTTCGCCGTCTCGACGAAACTAAGGCAGCACGTGAAATGGTGTTAGTCGATGAAGTATAA
- the gcvPA gene encoding aminomethyl-transferring glycine dehydrogenase subunit GcvPA: MPFTPHTAEETQAMLDVIGVRTIDDLFADIPAEMRPKSFDLPQGLSEMESCAYFEKLAGKNNTDLVSFLGAGFYNHYIPKAIDNLVGRGEFYTAYTPYQPESSQGTLQAIFEFQTAVCNLLEMDAANASVYDGGTAIFEAIMMAVRAGRKRKKIVIDESVNPFYREMVDTYTDNIDIDIVVVPHTEGLSNLEALKAAIDSDCAAVVVQNPNFFGNVQDFTELFEHAHANKAAGIISVYPVMQAVMKTPGEMGADIAVAEAQSLGQPLSFGGPYLGVMSCTKKMIRQIPGRIVGRTEDIDGKTGYVLTLQAREQHIRRAKATSNICSNQALCALRALIHMSLLGPEGLIRTAELSMERAHYLADRLSMIEGVELINDAPFGNEFAIRLPINAEEAIEALMDKGFVTGFPVGRFYEGMDDVLLVACTELQSFEQIGVFTELLGGIL, from the coding sequence ATGCCGTTTACTCCGCATACTGCTGAAGAAACTCAAGCAATGCTTGATGTTATCGGTGTTAGAACCATTGACGACCTCTTTGCAGATATCCCTGCAGAGATGCGTCCTAAAAGCTTTGACCTGCCTCAGGGTCTTAGCGAAATGGAATCCTGTGCCTACTTTGAAAAGCTTGCCGGTAAAAACAATACCGACCTCGTAAGCTTCCTTGGTGCTGGTTTCTATAACCACTATATTCCTAAAGCCATCGACAACCTCGTTGGCCGTGGTGAATTTTACACTGCGTACACTCCGTACCAGCCTGAATCCTCTCAGGGTACTCTTCAGGCTATTTTTGAATTCCAGACTGCTGTCTGTAACCTCCTCGAAATGGACGCTGCAAACGCTTCTGTTTACGATGGTGGAACCGCTATCTTTGAAGCGATCATGATGGCAGTACGCGCAGGACGCAAACGCAAAAAAATCGTTATCGATGAAAGCGTTAACCCGTTCTACCGCGAAATGGTCGACACCTACACCGATAATATTGATATCGATATCGTTGTAGTGCCGCACACCGAAGGCTTATCTAATTTAGAAGCTCTTAAAGCTGCTATTGATTCAGATTGCGCCGCCGTTGTGGTTCAGAACCCTAACTTCTTCGGTAACGTTCAAGACTTTACCGAACTGTTCGAACACGCTCACGCTAACAAAGCTGCGGGTATTATCTCCGTATATCCTGTTATGCAGGCTGTTATGAAAACTCCTGGTGAAATGGGAGCAGACATCGCAGTTGCTGAAGCTCAGAGCCTTGGTCAGCCTCTCTCATTCGGTGGACCATACCTTGGCGTTATGTCCTGTACTAAAAAAATGATCCGCCAGATTCCTGGTCGTATCGTTGGCCGTACAGAAGATATTGACGGCAAAACAGGGTACGTACTTACCTTGCAGGCTCGTGAACAGCATATTCGCCGTGCAAAAGCTACCTCCAACATTTGTTCCAACCAGGCATTGTGTGCGCTGCGCGCTCTTATCCACATGTCCCTGCTCGGACCTGAAGGTCTTATCCGCACCGCTGAATTAAGCATGGAACGCGCTCACTACCTTGCAGACCGCCTCTCTATGATCGAAGGCGTTGAGCTTATTAACGACGCACCGTTCGGTAACGAATTTGCCATCCGCCTGCCTATCAATGCTGAAGAAGCTATTGAAGCACTTATGGACAAAGGTTTTGTTACCGGCTTCCCTGTTGGCCGTTTCTACGAGGGCATGGACGATGTTCTCCTCGTTGCTTGTACTGAGCTGCAATCATTTGAACAGATTGGTGTATTCACCGAACTGTTGGGAGGTATTCTCTAA